The sequence CGGCAGGGTCCGCAGAGTAAAAGAGTAAAGTTGTGTTTGCTGGTTTGCTGACTACGGCTAGTGCGAAGGGTGGCGTGGCAGGAATGGCTTCAGTCGATACTCTGGACAATGGGTTGCGGGTGATAACCGAGGAGATGCCGCATATGAGGTCCGCGTCCGCGACGATCTGGATCGGGGCCGGTTCACGGTACGAGCCCCCGGATGTGAACGGAGTGTCGCACTTCATAGAGCACATGCTCTTCAAGGGCACCCCGAAACGCGACAGCAATCTGAAGATCTCCGCGACGATAGAGGGCGTGGGAGGCGCGATAAACGGGTTTACCAATAAGGAAACCACGTGCTTCCTGGTGAAAGTGCCGTCGGAAAGCTTCGGATTGGGCATCGATGTCCTTGCGGACATGGTTCTTCACTCGCTTTTCGACCCTGAGGCCTTTGAGCGGGAACGCGGCGTGGTCATCGAGGAGATCAAAATGGTTAGGGACAGGCCGGATTCGTGGGTCCACGTCCTCCTCGACGAGATGATGTGGCCTGGTCACCCCCTTGGTCGGAGCGTCGCGGGCACGGAGGAAGTCATCCGGTCGTTAAGTCGCGAAAAGGTGATGGACTACTTTGATTCGCTGTACCAACCGGCCAATATGGTGATCTCCGTTGCGGGCAAGGTCGGCGCGGGCGATGTTCGAGAAGCTGTAGCCCGCGAGTTTGGAACGCGGTCCGGCGGGAAACGGCGTGATTACGCCCCCGCGAAGCCTGCCTCGAGGGGGCCCGTCGCAAAGATCGAGCGGCGGGACACGAAGCAGGCCAACCTCGCGTTGGGGCTCCCGGGCTACGAGCGGCTCCACGAGCGCCGGTACGTCCTTGAGATCCTCAACGTCATCCTCGGCTGGGGAATGAGCTCGAGGTTGTTTCAGGAAGTGCGGGTGAAGCGGA is a genomic window of Bacillota bacterium containing:
- a CDS encoding insulinase family protein; translated protein: MASVDTLDNGLRVITEEMPHMRSASATIWIGAGSRYEPPDVNGVSHFIEHMLFKGTPKRDSNLKISATIEGVGGAINGFTNKETTCFLVKVPSESFGLGIDVLADMVLHSLFDPEAFERERGVVIEEIKMVRDRPDSWVHVLLDEMMWPGHPLGRSVAGTEEVIRSLSREKVMDYFDSLYQPANMVISVAGKVGAGDVREAVAREFGTRSGGKRRDYAPAKPASRGPVAKIERRDTKQANLALGLPGYERLHERRYVLEILNVILGWGMSSRLFQEVRVKRSLAYSVGSQYSAHLDTGIVRVYAGVDPGRGADTVRVILEQLARMRDERVGDDELRKAKDFYKGSLALRLEDTLNLALRNGEHVVLTGKIMPVDEVLARVEAVTADDIAEVARDLFKKENLHLAAVGPFEKEDEMAAALSASVL